Proteins encoded together in one Ipomoea triloba cultivar NCNSP0323 chromosome 4, ASM357664v1 window:
- the LOC116017567 gene encoding uncharacterized protein LOC116017567 isoform X1, which produces MFQIFNTKPIDIYALHLIFRKFETGRLNTAHWIMAKTFWFERTELRTFSDEEDQFRTPWRELLQEEEKCIIDNLWNMSSPQAKAKQVACIKALVSYFCLGKHKKPFTCYVLYTGPKAGVYLTWEELVPFKEELEISMRYGQPSYKGFYDIDEAIKSAFQICGKDIIISPDVKRYQEYLKVLKTSFDQEFPNKTGNSPRTRVLASSPSLQKRENSEDKPSSGPTPLPVKLEAPPQTSSSKGKGVQPVSDHLPAQISTVIPTGTNEPTFHTFCLLQEFLAQVTNTLGISTSWEFEFAYNPFKFCSSQFDSCPENKGGQCYCKLDWGIRKANIHIPSFKPLRFRGYPVTIQTLIQHGLIDSIFFPPSITDFSEYFPEILAETFEQIVLVNPRKTQLKFLSLYPDFEQNIPSFHLIDASFQGIDDEYTDFPVQNIGPKTIQIEEPLQTQLDLVRAKIIANEFGWTRQKFDTKKLVREDRSVKIYCDSSIASQVFFPFNVEHSRPRRVELYRNQMRRQGSSSFGSRPSSFDSSKRSRLESRSPSATSGKAIGSQHQP; this is translated from the exons ATGTTCCAGATATTCAACACAAAACCCATTGACATCTATGCTCTTCATCTAATCTTCAG AAAATTTGAAACTGGAAGATTAAACACTGCACATTGGATCATGGCAAAAACATTCTGGTTTGAAAGAACAGAACTGAGGACATTTTCTGATGAAGAAGATCAGTTCAGAACTCCTTGGAGAGAACTCCTCCAAGAAGAGGAGAAATGTATCATTGACAATTTATGGAATATGAGTTCTCCCCAGGCAAAAGCTAAACAAGTAGCTTGCATCAAGGCTCTTGTAAGCTACTTTTGTTTGGGgaaacataagaaaccattcacTTGTTATGTTCTGTATACTGGTCCTAAGGCCGGGGTATACTTAACATGGGAAGAATTGGTTCCTTTTAAGGAAGAACTTGAAATATCTATGAGATATGGACAACCCTCATATAAGGGATTCTATGATATTGATGAGGCCATCAAATCCGCATTTCAAATTTGCGGAAAAGATATCATCATCTCTCCTGATGTGAAGAGATATCAGGAATATTTGAAAGTGTTAAAAACATCTTTTGATCAAGAATTTCCAAACAAAACTGGGAATTCACCTCGTACACGTGTTCTAGCATCTTCTCCTTCCCTTCAAAAGAGGGAAAATTCAGAAGATAAGCCTTCATCTGGTCCCACACCATTACCTGTGAAACTTGAAGCTCCTCCTCAAACTTCTTCTTCAAAGGGAAAAGGAGTACAACCGGTCTCAGACCATTTACCAGCACAAATTTCAACAGTCATTCCTACAGGTACTAATGAGCCAACATTTCATACATTTTGTCTTCTCCAAGAGTTTCTAGCCCAAGTCACTAACACTCTAGGGATTTCCACTTCCTGGGAATTTGAATTCGCTTACAACCCTTTCAAATTTTGTTCAAGCCAGTTTGACAGTTGCCCAGAAAACAAGGGCGGGCAGTGCTATTGTAAATTGGATTGGGGAATTAGAAAGGCCAATATTCACATTCCTTCATTCAAACCCTTGAGGTTCAGAGGCTACCCGGTAACCATTCAGACTTTAATCCAACACGGATTAATTGATTCTATTTTCTTTCCACCATCAATCACTGATTTCTCAGAGTATTTTCCAGAAATTTTAGCAGAGACATTCGAACAAATAGTCCTGGTAAACCCTAGAAAAACCCAATTAAAATTTCTGTCTCTTTACCCAGATTTTGAACAAAACATTCCATCATTCCATCTGATAGATGCCTCCTTCCAAGGCATAGATGATGAATATACAGACTTCCCAGTCCAAAATATTGGACCAAAGACTATTCAAATTGAAGAGCCATTGCAGACACAATTGGATCTGGTTCGAGCTAAAATTATTGCCAATGAGTTTGGATGGACAAGACAAAAATTTGATACAAAAAAACTGGTGAGAGAGGATAGATCTGTAAAAATTTATTGTGATTCAAGCATTGCATCACAAGtcttttttcctttcaatgTTGAACATTCTAGACCCAGGCGGGTAGAGTTATACCGCAATCAAATGCGAAGGCAAGGCAGTTCATCATTTGGATCAAGACCGTCTTCTTTTGACTCATCCAAAAGAAGTAGATTGGAATCTAGATCGCCAAGTGCAACTTCTGGCAAAGCAATTGGAAGTCAACATCAGCCGTAA
- the LOC116017567 gene encoding uncharacterized protein LOC116017567 isoform X2 gives MFQIFNTKPIDIYALHLIFRKFETGRLNTAHWIMAKTFWFERTELRTFSDEEDQFRTPWRELLQEEEKCIIDNLWNMSSPQAKAKQVACIKALVSYFCLGKHKKPFTCYVLYTGPKAGVYLTWEELVPFKEELEISMRYGQPSYKGFYDIDEAIKSAFQICGKDIIISPDVKRYQEYLKVLKTSFDQEFPNKTGNSPRTRVLASSPSLQKRENSEDKPSSGPTPLPVKLEAPPQTSSSKGKGVQPVSDHLPAQISTVIPTDPGG, from the exons ATGTTCCAGATATTCAACACAAAACCCATTGACATCTATGCTCTTCATCTAATCTTCAG AAAATTTGAAACTGGAAGATTAAACACTGCACATTGGATCATGGCAAAAACATTCTGGTTTGAAAGAACAGAACTGAGGACATTTTCTGATGAAGAAGATCAGTTCAGAACTCCTTGGAGAGAACTCCTCCAAGAAGAGGAGAAATGTATCATTGACAATTTATGGAATATGAGTTCTCCCCAGGCAAAAGCTAAACAAGTAGCTTGCATCAAGGCTCTTGTAAGCTACTTTTGTTTGGGgaaacataagaaaccattcacTTGTTATGTTCTGTATACTGGTCCTAAGGCCGGGGTATACTTAACATGGGAAGAATTGGTTCCTTTTAAGGAAGAACTTGAAATATCTATGAGATATGGACAACCCTCATATAAGGGATTCTATGATATTGATGAGGCCATCAAATCCGCATTTCAAATTTGCGGAAAAGATATCATCATCTCTCCTGATGTGAAGAGATATCAGGAATATTTGAAAGTGTTAAAAACATCTTTTGATCAAGAATTTCCAAACAAAACTGGGAATTCACCTCGTACACGTGTTCTAGCATCTTCTCCTTCCCTTCAAAAGAGGGAAAATTCAGAAGATAAGCCTTCATCTGGTCCCACACCATTACCTGTGAAACTTGAAGCTCCTCCTCAAACTTCTTCTTCAAAGGGAAAAGGAGTACAACCGGTCTCAGACCATTTACCAGCACAAATTTCAACAGTCATTCCTACAG ACCCAGGCGGGTAG